One genomic window of Planifilum fimeticola includes the following:
- a CDS encoding HNH endonuclease: protein MKKTNPFYKTTAWKKCREAVLARDNYLCQRCLRNGKLTPAFVVHHIDPLKDNPDKAFDESNLESVCASCHNRLHPEKGRGGGGVEKRRKARIIRAAPNDEAVAF, encoded by the coding sequence ATGAAAAAAACCAATCCATTTTATAAGACCACGGCATGGAAAAAATGTCGTGAGGCAGTGTTGGCTCGCGACAATTACTTATGTCAGCGGTGTCTTCGAAATGGGAAGCTGACGCCTGCGTTTGTGGTACACCACATTGACCCTCTAAAAGACAACCCAGATAAAGCATTTGATGAAAGCAACCTGGAAAGCGTCTGTGCTTCATGCCATAACCGCCTACATCCGGAGAAGGGGAGGGGTGGGGGAGGAGTGGAGAAGAGGCGCAAGGCAAGAATCATTCGGGCCGCTCCAAACGATGAAGCTGTGGCCTTTTGA
- a CDS encoding phage head closure protein — translation MRISDLRHRITFQRKTTIRDPEGNVLETWVDVVTVWAAVEPMSIRWKEFLQAAAINAERYTLFRIRYRIGITPDMRISYGGQQYNIVHVVDIAGRHQELHIIAKDVVAGG, via the coding sequence ATGCGGATCAGTGATCTTCGCCACCGGATTACTTTTCAACGGAAAACCACTATTCGGGATCCAGAAGGAAACGTCCTGGAAACTTGGGTAGATGTCGTGACTGTCTGGGCGGCGGTTGAGCCGATGTCCATCCGGTGGAAGGAGTTTTTGCAAGCGGCGGCCATCAATGCGGAACGGTACACCCTGTTTCGTATCCGGTATCGAATCGGCATCACCCCGGACATGCGGATCTCCTATGGTGGTCAGCAATATAATATTGTGCATGTAGTAGACATTGCCGGTCGGCATCAGGAGCTTCATATCATCGCAAAGGATGTGGTGGCCGGTGGCTGA
- a CDS encoding terminase large subunit — protein sequence MSSKHSNLLTTQYARDAVAGRIVVSKKVRQACERHLRDLEHQGTEDFPWVFNEEKGFRPIYFIQRFCKPSKGNFKRLELQPWQHFIIGSLYGWVHKDTELRRFKEGLIFVARKNGKSTMVSGLANYGCSKDGEKGADVYLLANSMKQARVVFDECQKMVKASPLLSKHFRVLRDAIHFDKTFSKIEPQASDSEKLDGLNCHLGIFDEIHEYKDYKLINVIKNSTGARSQPLILYITTAGYQLDGPLMDYYEKAADVLEGVIQDERSFYFMAELDEEDDIEDPANWVKANPNLGVTIDLETMIEEWNTRKLIPPERNDFITKRLNLFVQSDEQSFVDFEVIKRNDGVMDLVKLAGRNCVGGFDLSETEDFTSVCLEFPLDDGRIFVLPHSFVPQRKVNLDNEKLPYREWQEEGWLTICPGDYVDYKLVFDWFVEQAEHYTIDLITYDPANAYRLVADLQTYGFQTQVVRQGALTLSPALKDIKELLLDGKVIYNRNKLFRWHLNNVKLVKDRNENWLPTKQNRYRKIDGFAAWLNAHTEVMKRMVEPQSAGEVEFVSIQDLLRG from the coding sequence ATGAGTTCGAAGCATTCTAATCTGCTCACCACCCAATACGCCCGGGATGCTGTTGCTGGTCGTATTGTCGTCTCAAAGAAGGTGCGGCAGGCGTGCGAGCGTCATCTCCGGGATCTGGAACATCAAGGGACGGAGGATTTCCCCTGGGTGTTCAACGAAGAAAAAGGGTTTCGCCCGATCTATTTCATCCAGCGGTTCTGCAAACCATCCAAGGGGAATTTCAAGCGGTTGGAGTTACAGCCGTGGCAACACTTCATCATCGGTTCACTCTACGGATGGGTCCATAAAGACACCGAGCTCCGACGGTTTAAGGAGGGGCTTATTTTTGTTGCCCGAAAGAACGGGAAATCGACGATGGTATCCGGTTTGGCCAATTATGGCTGCTCCAAGGACGGAGAAAAAGGCGCGGATGTCTATCTCCTGGCCAACAGCATGAAACAGGCTAGGGTGGTTTTCGATGAGTGTCAGAAGATGGTCAAAGCATCGCCGCTTCTGTCAAAGCACTTCCGGGTGCTCAGAGATGCCATCCACTTCGACAAAACATTTTCCAAAATTGAGCCGCAAGCATCCGACAGCGAGAAACTAGATGGTCTTAACTGTCATCTCGGGATTTTCGATGAGATCCACGAGTACAAGGATTACAAGTTGATCAACGTCATCAAAAACAGTACCGGGGCTCGCTCTCAGCCGCTCATTCTCTACATCACGACGGCGGGATACCAACTGGACGGTCCGCTCATGGACTACTACGAGAAGGCAGCTGACGTGCTGGAAGGTGTGATCCAGGATGAGCGCTCCTTCTACTTCATGGCCGAGCTTGATGAGGAAGACGATATTGAGGACCCGGCCAACTGGGTGAAAGCCAACCCAAATCTGGGTGTTACCATCGATCTGGAGACGATGATTGAGGAGTGGAACACCCGGAAGCTCATTCCACCAGAACGAAACGACTTCATCACCAAACGGCTGAATCTGTTTGTCCAGTCGGATGAACAATCCTTCGTCGATTTCGAGGTGATCAAACGGAATGATGGTGTGATGGATCTGGTAAAGCTGGCTGGCAGAAACTGTGTCGGGGGATTCGACCTCTCCGAAACGGAGGACTTTACATCTGTCTGCTTGGAGTTCCCGCTTGATGATGGGCGGATTTTTGTATTACCCCACTCCTTCGTCCCGCAGCGGAAGGTTAATTTGGATAATGAAAAGCTCCCTTACCGGGAATGGCAGGAGGAGGGATGGCTGACCATCTGCCCCGGGGACTATGTGGACTATAAACTGGTATTCGACTGGTTTGTGGAGCAAGCGGAACACTACACCATTGATCTGATCACTTACGATCCGGCTAATGCTTACCGCCTCGTGGCGGATTTGCAGACATACGGTTTTCAGACGCAGGTGGTACGGCAGGGAGCGCTGACACTCAGTCCGGCTCTTAAGGACATCAAGGAGCTTTTGCTGGATGGAAAGGTGATTTACAACCGGAACAAGCTCTTTCGGTGGCACTTGAACAACGTGAAGCTAGTCAAAGACCGGAATGAAAACTGGTTGCCGACCAAACAGAACCGATACCGAAAAATTGACGGATTCGCCGCCTGGCTTAATGCTCACACCGAAGTGATGAAGCGGATGGTGGAGCCGCAGTCAGCGGGAGAGGTGGAATTTGTGTCGATCCAAGACTTGTTAAGGGGGTGA
- a CDS encoding DUF3987 domain-containing protein: protein MADPPGWLIEKIREVIRTREKADLDGIKLDGINIELKPGKPLDLKKLEQLIHSSPKFKDIIEENRAFPSPSERDLAMANICAINGWTDQEIADFLLEHRMASGDDLKHPLYYQLTIGKARKWAEEQKTKQEPKGQEQPTEIEVEPIPLPEKPKVEPFPVDLFPDPVRQFLTEVSQSMGLPPDYPGIHALTLLGGAIGNTRVIELKPGYRQQPNLYTALVADTGTGKSPALEAAFEPILQIQKEHARTYANLMEEYEMAMRRYHAEMAEWKKQKKKDEKPPEEPEQPQMEEVYVTQATLEALLRALKNNNRGLILKVDELSGWIRSMNQYKGGKGDDREHYLSLWSGSDIKVNRVRDGGEPLFIPKPFVAVTGNIPPDILPELEDENGNEDGFIHRVLLGYPDAQDPAEWTWTGISPKAKEDYAQVFDRLYNLKPEMVNGELKPKILQLTNAAKQWWAEWYSIHIREMKDPDFSRRLRGPWAKMPNQLARIALILHMVRVVCGEAEDGEVDEISLNRAVQFIKYFKSHIRKAYQQLGKSHVDKRIEEVVEWIRRHGGQVTKRDAQRKRVGGCKKASEVEALFEELKDHGYGRIEYTTPPNGGRRTAVFKLFI, encoded by the coding sequence TTGGCCGATCCCCCGGGATGGCTGATTGAAAAAATCCGGGAAGTAATCCGCACCCGGGAAAAGGCGGATTTGGACGGAATCAAATTGGATGGAATCAATATCGAACTGAAACCAGGGAAGCCGCTTGATCTCAAAAAACTGGAGCAGCTGATTCATTCCTCCCCGAAATTTAAAGACATCATCGAAGAAAATCGGGCCTTTCCCAGTCCGTCGGAAAGGGATCTGGCGATGGCCAATATTTGTGCCATCAACGGGTGGACGGATCAAGAAATCGCCGATTTCCTTCTGGAGCATCGGATGGCCTCCGGAGACGATTTAAAACATCCGCTGTACTATCAGTTGACCATTGGCAAGGCCCGGAAGTGGGCAGAGGAACAAAAAACCAAACAAGAGCCAAAGGGGCAGGAACAACCGACCGAAATTGAGGTGGAACCCATTCCCTTGCCTGAAAAGCCCAAAGTGGAACCCTTCCCGGTAGATCTATTTCCGGATCCAGTCCGGCAGTTCCTGACGGAAGTCTCCCAATCCATGGGACTCCCGCCGGATTATCCTGGGATCCATGCTCTAACTCTCTTGGGCGGAGCGATTGGCAATACCCGTGTGATCGAACTGAAACCAGGGTACAGGCAACAGCCCAACTTGTATACTGCCCTGGTGGCGGACACCGGAACGGGGAAAAGCCCCGCATTGGAAGCCGCATTTGAACCGATCTTACAAATTCAAAAAGAACATGCCCGGACCTATGCCAATCTGATGGAAGAGTACGAAATGGCCATGCGTCGATATCATGCAGAGATGGCGGAATGGAAGAAGCAGAAGAAAAAGGACGAGAAACCGCCGGAAGAACCGGAGCAACCGCAGATGGAGGAAGTGTACGTCACCCAGGCGACACTGGAGGCGCTTCTCCGGGCGCTCAAAAACAACAATCGCGGCCTTATTCTCAAAGTGGATGAACTATCCGGCTGGATCCGGTCCATGAACCAATATAAGGGCGGAAAAGGAGACGACCGGGAGCATTATCTTTCCTTGTGGTCCGGCTCTGACATCAAAGTGAACCGGGTACGGGACGGCGGGGAACCGCTGTTCATCCCGAAACCATTTGTCGCGGTGACGGGAAATATCCCGCCGGATATTCTCCCGGAGTTGGAAGACGAAAACGGAAACGAGGATGGATTCATCCATCGGGTTTTGCTGGGTTACCCGGATGCTCAGGACCCGGCAGAGTGGACCTGGACGGGAATCTCGCCCAAGGCCAAGGAGGACTATGCCCAGGTATTCGACCGGTTATACAACTTGAAACCGGAAATGGTCAACGGTGAGTTAAAACCGAAGATTCTGCAGCTGACGAACGCAGCAAAACAGTGGTGGGCGGAATGGTATTCGATCCATATCCGGGAGATGAAAGACCCGGATTTTTCCCGCCGGCTTCGCGGGCCGTGGGCCAAGATGCCGAACCAGCTGGCCCGGATTGCCTTGATCCTCCACATGGTCCGGGTAGTGTGCGGTGAAGCAGAGGACGGCGAAGTGGACGAAATTAGCCTGAACCGTGCGGTTCAGTTCATTAAATACTTCAAGTCGCACATCCGAAAAGCCTATCAGCAACTGGGCAAGTCACACGTTGACAAACGAATTGAAGAGGTTGTCGAGTGGATCCGCCGGCATGGTGGACAAGTAACAAAACGAGACGCCCAGCGGAAGCGGGTTGGAGGATGTAAGAAAGCATCTGAGGTTGAGGCGCTGTTTGAAGAGTTGAAAGACCACGGTTATGGGCGAATCGAGTATACGACTCCGCCAAACGGTGGACGGAGAACAGCTGTGTTCAAACTCTTCATCTAG
- a CDS encoding head-tail connector protein: MLELSLDELKKYLRIDGSEDDDILTLLVEGAKEYLANAGVPESNSNLYKLAVMLYCALHYENRDPAVRIDRFNFALESIILQLKDYSAPDGTTSG; this comes from the coding sequence ATGCTGGAGTTGTCGCTGGATGAGCTGAAAAAATACCTTCGTATTGATGGGAGTGAGGATGATGACATCCTCACTCTCCTCGTCGAAGGCGCTAAGGAGTACCTGGCCAACGCGGGGGTCCCCGAGTCGAACAGTAACCTGTACAAGCTGGCTGTGATGCTCTACTGCGCTCTCCACTACGAGAACCGGGATCCGGCGGTACGGATAGATCGGTTCAATTTCGCGCTGGAGAGTATCATTCTTCAGTTGAAGGACTACAGCGCACCAGACGGAACGACCTCCGGATGA
- a CDS encoding Gp49 family protein codes for MEPLLSLFLAPVDLRSWWLHWATNCLNGLKIEFTREERMRNMDWKTILEENPEFAEHFDKVEFRKMGERTTVCLVTLKNGFEIIGFSAVWDLSLYDKEKGRYWAFKRAAEKLPLLKEKGYVD; via the coding sequence TTGGAGCCGTTGTTATCTTTGTTTTTGGCTCCGGTGGACTTGCGGTCCTGGTGGTTACATTGGGCGACAAACTGTTTGAATGGATTGAAGATCGAATTTACCAGAGAAGAAAGGATGAGGAATATGGACTGGAAAACGATTCTGGAAGAAAATCCGGAGTTCGCTGAGCATTTCGATAAGGTCGAATTTCGGAAAATGGGAGAGCGAACGACGGTTTGTTTGGTAACGTTGAAAAACGGTTTCGAGATTATTGGTTTTTCTGCCGTTTGGGATCTATCGCTTTATGACAAGGAAAAGGGACGGTATTGGGCCTTCAAGCGGGCGGCAGAAAAACTTCCGCTTTTGAAGGAAAAGGGATACGTCGATTGA
- a CDS encoding P27 family phage terminase small subunit, whose product MNYKPKKIIKHREAKKLFQILIQELEKENNLNDRTLMIVDNIVLLEQLKQEHMDDIKDRGVVELFKNGTQEMFRENKSVDKILKIVEQQRKLQAELKLTPASEKKVTEAVTVDEFEAF is encoded by the coding sequence ATGAATTACAAGCCGAAGAAGATCATCAAGCATAGAGAGGCTAAAAAGCTGTTCCAGATCCTCATTCAGGAATTAGAAAAAGAGAACAACCTGAATGACCGGACTCTCATGATAGTAGATAACATAGTCCTCTTGGAACAGCTTAAACAGGAGCACATGGATGACATTAAGGATCGCGGTGTGGTCGAACTTTTCAAAAATGGAACTCAGGAGATGTTCCGTGAAAACAAATCGGTGGACAAAATTCTGAAGATCGTCGAGCAGCAGCGGAAGCTTCAAGCCGAGCTCAAGTTGACGCCTGCCTCCGAGAAGAAGGTCACGGAGGCGGTGACGGTGGATGAGTTCGAAGCATTCTAA
- the gp17 gene encoding tail completion protein gp17, producing the protein MINLKPTVIQALDNNSELISLLGGPRIYFMVAPNAEEFPRITYFELNNIDEDYHDDTPVSSRVSFQISIWAKNPGQLSPIAREVDETMKELGFYRTSAIDLFEDDTQVFHKALRYSGKFLI; encoded by the coding sequence GTGATCAACCTCAAACCTACTGTCATTCAAGCATTGGACAACAATTCGGAGTTGATCTCTCTGCTTGGGGGGCCTCGGATCTACTTCATGGTTGCACCGAATGCCGAAGAGTTCCCCCGGATCACCTATTTTGAGTTGAACAACATCGACGAGGACTATCATGACGATACGCCGGTGTCCAGCCGGGTTTCCTTTCAAATTTCCATCTGGGCTAAAAACCCGGGTCAACTATCGCCGATTGCCCGGGAAGTAGATGAGACTATGAAGGAGCTCGGCTTTTACCGTACATCTGCCATTGATTTATTTGAAGACGACACTCAAGTCTTTCACAAAGCACTGAGATACAGCGGAAAATTTCTGATCTAA
- a CDS encoding phage portal protein has product MRFIQRMKMAWNVLTGRYSGLGYDFTKWFSPSNIFAGKTSNTLATVETIFAAVSRLSNAMASLPLKLYQDYTPVNNPIADLLANSPNPNMTSFDFIRTMEVCRNTHGNAYALKIYDDLYQVAALLPLDPSRVEPVIEEKTRELWYEIEGDEGRYFVHNMDMIHVKHIPTVGQSLAYHSVGYKGISPIDVLKNTVDYDGKVRTFSLEQMNSAILASFILKLGANVSKEKKAEILNNFKEFYQANGGVIIQESGMEITPIERNIIDTKVFEVEKITRGRVATVFNMPVHMLGETEGHSYSSMEQLSLEFVQGTLIPIVRQYEQELNRKLLTKRQRSRGLGFKFNVNALLRGDIKTRGDFYFKGIRSGWFTPNEVRAYEELPPMKGGDKLYMSRDLTPIDQREGQPEQEREEVIIRR; this is encoded by the coding sequence TTGCGTTTCATTCAGCGGATGAAAATGGCGTGGAACGTTTTAACGGGAAGATACAGCGGGCTGGGGTACGACTTTACCAAATGGTTTTCTCCGAGCAATATCTTTGCCGGCAAAACAAGCAACACGCTGGCGACGGTGGAAACTATTTTTGCGGCGGTTTCTCGGCTGTCGAACGCGATGGCCAGCCTGCCGCTCAAGCTATATCAGGATTATACCCCTGTCAATAACCCGATAGCGGATTTACTGGCGAACTCGCCCAATCCGAACATGACCAGCTTTGATTTTATCCGGACGATGGAAGTCTGCCGGAACACCCATGGAAATGCATACGCGTTGAAAATATATGATGATCTCTATCAAGTAGCGGCCCTCTTACCTCTGGATCCGTCACGGGTGGAACCCGTTATCGAGGAGAAAACTCGCGAATTATGGTATGAAATTGAAGGGGACGAAGGCCGGTATTTTGTCCACAACATGGACATGATCCACGTCAAACACATTCCGACGGTTGGGCAGAGTCTTGCCTATCATTCTGTCGGGTACAAGGGGATCAGTCCGATTGATGTGCTCAAAAACACGGTGGATTACGACGGGAAAGTCCGGACATTTAGCCTGGAACAGATGAACAGCGCTATTCTGGCGTCGTTCATCCTAAAGTTGGGTGCTAATGTGTCGAAAGAAAAAAAGGCTGAGATCCTCAACAACTTCAAGGAGTTCTACCAAGCCAATGGCGGTGTGATCATCCAAGAATCCGGGATGGAGATCACCCCGATTGAGCGGAACATCATCGACACGAAGGTATTCGAAGTTGAAAAGATCACCCGGGGGCGGGTGGCTACTGTCTTCAACATGCCGGTTCATATGCTGGGCGAAACGGAAGGGCATAGCTACTCCAGTATGGAACAGCTTTCGCTGGAGTTTGTGCAGGGAACGCTCATTCCAATTGTCCGGCAATATGAGCAAGAATTAAACCGAAAACTGTTGACCAAGCGGCAGCGTTCACGAGGGTTAGGATTTAAATTCAACGTGAACGCTCTTTTGCGTGGAGACATCAAAACCCGAGGAGATTTCTACTTTAAAGGCATTCGTTCCGGATGGTTCACACCAAACGAGGTCCGCGCCTATGAAGAACTACCACCGATGAAAGGCGGTGACAAACTATATATGAGTCGAGATCTAACACCGATTGATCAACGAGAAGGGCAACCGGAACAGGAACGAGAGGAGGTGATAATAAGGAGGTGA
- a CDS encoding HK97-gp10 family putative phage morphogenesis protein has protein sequence MKISGFDEMTRRLHQLGNRASRVENNALRAGAEELQETMSRNAPGPSDKQRRVHLKDNIQMGRVKQKEGAKVIEVGPGRESFYAQFLEFGTSKMSPKPFVEPSVVESRNRVLRAMAEKLRQGIGL, from the coding sequence ATGAAAATTTCCGGCTTTGATGAGATGACGCGAAGGCTCCATCAGCTGGGGAATCGGGCTTCGCGGGTAGAAAACAACGCTCTGAGGGCAGGAGCGGAAGAGCTCCAGGAAACGATGAGCCGGAATGCTCCCGGGCCTTCAGACAAACAGCGGAGGGTTCACCTTAAGGACAACATTCAGATGGGCCGCGTTAAACAGAAAGAAGGTGCCAAAGTAATTGAAGTGGGGCCAGGGAGAGAATCTTTTTACGCTCAATTTCTGGAGTTCGGGACTTCCAAAATGTCTCCAAAGCCCTTTGTGGAGCCCAGTGTTGTGGAGTCCCGAAATCGCGTACTGAGAGCGATGGCTGAGAAGTTGAGGCAGGGGATAGGGTTGTGA
- a CDS encoding major tail protein — protein sequence MPGPSASAFVGLKDLYFALLTKDDATGVTYDTPQKLAPAVTARVTPQVESVTDYADDGPTETASSLGGIEVELEVSQIPLDKQAVLLGHTYQNGLLVRSAGDVAPYVALGFRSQKADGSYLYVWLYKGKFQPVEINLATKGENVEFQHPTIQGTFVKRDFDDLWMISGDSSDESFTLGSTWFDAVVEPGGGSGT from the coding sequence ATGCCTGGACCGAGTGCTTCTGCTTTTGTGGGTTTGAAGGACCTGTATTTTGCCTTGTTGACCAAGGATGACGCTACTGGTGTCACTTATGACACACCTCAAAAACTGGCTCCGGCTGTGACGGCGCGGGTTACGCCGCAAGTGGAATCGGTGACGGATTATGCCGATGACGGCCCGACCGAAACCGCCAGTTCGCTCGGCGGGATCGAGGTGGAATTGGAGGTTTCGCAAATTCCGCTGGATAAACAAGCGGTGCTGTTGGGGCATACGTACCAGAACGGGTTGCTTGTTAGAAGTGCGGGTGATGTGGCGCCTTACGTTGCCCTTGGTTTTCGGAGCCAAAAGGCGGATGGCTCCTACTTGTATGTCTGGCTGTATAAGGGTAAGTTCCAACCAGTGGAGATTAATCTGGCTACTAAAGGGGAAAACGTCGAGTTCCAACACCCGACCATCCAAGGAACCTTTGTTAAACGGGATTTCGACGATCTCTGGATGATTTCAGGCGACTCTTCAGATGAAAGTTTTACTCTGGGTAGCACCTGGTTTGACGCTGTTGTTGAACCGGGAGGCGGCAGCGGTACTTGA
- a CDS encoding phage major capsid protein, which yields MPTLYDLKEKLATVGNQLKNVEEQLVDKAANPAVTKEEIEELKNKKADLQQRFELLKEQHDKVEKEQQAKIKQENPISVVENEEGKLIAAKAELIRAAIQNRPMSEEAMNVLRALPAPQPSGGEKLLPTTMTDALVYEPFARNPLRDVIRMSNIRGLEVPKIAYTLDDDAFIGDDETAKELALTGDKVSFGRHKFKVKATISDTVLHGSDLNLVNYVENALRSGLAAKEKKVSFATTPATGEEHMSFYSTQNNIKEVSGADLYEAITQAIADLHEDFRENARVCMTYADYVRILQTLSNGSAVLFNAPPESIIGKPVVFSDSATTPIVGDFNYVHLNYDGPLVYDTDKDVNTGDYLFVITAWIDQHILLKSAFRRAKVVPVG from the coding sequence ATGCCTACCCTGTATGATCTAAAAGAAAAGCTCGCTACTGTTGGTAATCAATTGAAAAACGTCGAGGAGCAGCTGGTGGACAAGGCGGCCAATCCCGCTGTCACAAAGGAAGAAATCGAAGAATTGAAGAACAAAAAAGCTGACTTGCAGCAGCGGTTTGAACTGCTGAAAGAGCAGCATGACAAGGTGGAAAAGGAACAACAGGCCAAAATCAAGCAAGAGAACCCCATCAGTGTAGTGGAAAACGAGGAAGGAAAACTGATTGCCGCCAAGGCGGAACTGATTCGCGCTGCTATCCAGAATCGACCGATGTCCGAAGAAGCGATGAATGTCCTGCGGGCGCTCCCTGCACCGCAGCCCTCCGGCGGGGAGAAGCTCTTGCCGACCACCATGACCGATGCGTTGGTCTATGAGCCGTTTGCGCGGAACCCTCTCCGTGATGTTATTCGCATGTCCAACATTCGGGGATTGGAAGTGCCGAAAATCGCCTATACGTTGGACGATGATGCCTTTATCGGAGACGATGAAACCGCTAAGGAACTGGCGCTCACAGGGGACAAGGTTTCCTTTGGTCGGCACAAGTTCAAGGTAAAAGCAACCATTTCGGATACGGTTCTCCACGGTTCCGATCTCAACTTGGTCAATTACGTGGAGAATGCGCTCCGTTCCGGTTTGGCCGCTAAAGAGAAAAAGGTGTCCTTTGCGACGACTCCAGCTACTGGCGAGGAGCATATGTCTTTCTACTCCACCCAGAACAACATCAAGGAAGTTTCCGGTGCGGATCTGTATGAAGCCATTACTCAAGCCATCGCCGATCTGCACGAGGATTTCCGTGAAAATGCTCGGGTGTGCATGACCTACGCGGATTATGTCCGGATCCTCCAAACGCTGTCCAACGGGTCCGCTGTGCTCTTCAATGCTCCGCCGGAGAGCATCATCGGTAAACCGGTTGTCTTCAGCGACTCCGCGACTACTCCGATTGTGGGTGACTTCAACTACGTACACCTGAATTACGACGGCCCGCTGGTTTACGATACCGACAAAGATGTCAACACGGGTGACTATCTCTTTGTCATCACCGCGTGGATCGATCAACACATCCTGCTCAAATCCGCGTTCCGTCGCGCCAAGGTTGTGCCTGTAGGATAA
- a CDS encoding sigma-70 family RNA polymerase sigma factor, which translates to MNRHYVEQLISQNIRLVYYVVFKYYADLIKLVGKDDVVSVGKIGLVIAAQRYDPTRGTKFSTYAITVISQQIYKEIIQKEKRRKKKGDYKLVYMDGDSEDMEDKGFYEMIGQDDADLRATEARIFIETILPKLPEKQRKAIELYFGLKGHQEHTQREIAPIIGVTQAQVNRLIKKGLKKLRDEVMA; encoded by the coding sequence ATGAATCGTCACTATGTGGAACAGTTGATCTCCCAAAACATACGCTTGGTATATTACGTAGTATTCAAATACTACGCTGATCTTATAAAACTGGTAGGCAAGGACGATGTTGTTTCTGTAGGGAAGATCGGTTTGGTGATAGCTGCTCAACGATACGATCCAACGAGAGGAACCAAATTCTCTACTTATGCTATTACCGTTATCAGCCAACAAATCTATAAGGAAATTATCCAAAAAGAGAAACGACGGAAGAAAAAAGGGGATTACAAACTGGTATATATGGACGGAGATTCGGAAGATATGGAGGACAAGGGTTTCTATGAAATGATTGGTCAAGATGACGCGGATTTGAGAGCTACGGAAGCCCGCATATTCATTGAAACAATACTTCCAAAGTTACCGGAAAAACAACGGAAGGCCATTGAACTCTACTTCGGTTTGAAAGGACACCAGGAACACACGCAACGTGAAATTGCACCGATTATCGGGGTGACACAAGCCCAGGTGAACCGTCTGATCAAAAAGGGACTCAAAAAATTGAGGGATGAAGTGATGGCATGA
- a CDS encoding head maturation protease, ClpP-related codes for MKKFWEVQNVADNTGELYIYGEITPHKWDDTDTTAQSFKEDLEALGDIKMLNVYINSPGGSVFQGQAIYSILKRQKAQVNIHIDGLAASIASVVAMAGDTIFMPKNAMMMVHNPWMLAIGNAQDLRKMADDLDKIRESIIEAYLSKAGSRLSLEKISELMDNETWLTAQECADYGLCDEVVEAKGIAASIADTELFHRYKNTPKELLEALQSAKKSGLSQEERQKLIVESKKNIEQIDKLIGGL; via the coding sequence ATGAAAAAATTTTGGGAAGTCCAAAACGTGGCGGATAACACTGGGGAACTCTACATTTACGGCGAGATCACACCGCACAAGTGGGATGATACTGACACAACAGCACAGAGCTTCAAAGAAGATTTGGAAGCCCTGGGGGACATCAAAATGCTTAACGTATATATCAACTCCCCGGGCGGGAGCGTCTTCCAAGGGCAGGCGATCTACTCTATTTTGAAGCGGCAAAAAGCCCAGGTGAACATCCATATTGACGGTTTGGCTGCAAGTATTGCGAGTGTCGTGGCCATGGCTGGCGACACTATTTTTATGCCTAAAAATGCGATGATGATGGTCCATAATCCTTGGATGTTGGCCATTGGGAATGCCCAAGATCTTAGAAAAATGGCCGATGATCTGGATAAAATCAGGGAATCCATCATCGAAGCCTATCTGAGCAAAGCCGGAAGCCGGTTGAGTTTGGAGAAGATTTCCGAACTCATGGACAATGAAACCTGGCTGACCGCTCAAGAGTGTGCTGATTATGGGCTCTGTGACGAAGTGGTGGAGGCGAAGGGAATCGCAGCGTCCATCGCGGATACAGAGTTGTTCCACAGGTATAAGAACACGCCGAAAGAGCTGTTAGAAGCCTTGCAAAGTGCCAAAAAAAGCGGCTTGAGTCAGGAAGAAAGACAAAAGTTAATTGTGGAATCCAAGAAAAACATTGAGCAAATTGACAAATTGATAGGAGGTTTGTAA